In Thermotomaculum hydrothermale, a single genomic region encodes these proteins:
- the nadC gene encoding carboxylating nicotinate-nucleotide diphosphorylase, translating into MEGIKEIIALALKEDIGHGDITSESIFEKNHTSNAVIKAKQDCIVCGEIVLREIKNFFKNIDFTVFKKDGESAKNGDIIYSLQGNTIELLKLERTLLNFVQRLSGIATTTNKFVEELKGTNIKLLDTRKTTPGMRYLEKYAVKTGGGFNHRYGLFDGILIKENHIKAAGSIEKAVQMCRKNNHHLIKIEVEVEDLTQLEEALKVGADGVLLDNMNNKDIEKACTYKNDYNFFIEVSGGITIERIKELKYFDIDYISSGYITHSAGIVDLTMLII; encoded by the coding sequence ATGGAAGGGATAAAAGAGATTATTGCTTTAGCTCTAAAAGAAGACATAGGGCACGGAGACATTACTTCAGAGAGTATTTTTGAAAAAAATCATACTTCAAATGCGGTTATAAAGGCAAAACAGGATTGCATTGTTTGTGGAGAGATTGTTTTAAGAGAGATTAAGAATTTTTTCAAAAATATTGACTTTACCGTTTTTAAAAAAGACGGAGAGAGTGCAAAAAATGGAGATATTATATATTCACTACAGGGCAACACAATAGAACTTCTAAAACTTGAAAGAACTCTTTTAAACTTCGTTCAAAGGCTATCAGGGATTGCAACCACAACAAATAAATTTGTTGAAGAATTAAAGGGAACAAACATTAAACTTCTTGACACAAGAAAAACAACCCCGGGAATGAGATACCTTGAAAAATACGCAGTAAAAACAGGTGGAGGTTTTAACCACAGGTACGGGCTATTTGACGGTATTTTAATAAAGGAAAACCACATAAAGGCTGCCGGAAGCATAGAAAAGGCTGTTCAAATGTGCAGGAAAAACAACCATCACTTAATAAAGATTGAGGTTGAGGTGGAAGATTTAACCCAACTTGAAGAGGCTTTAAAGGTAGGGGCAGACGGAGTTCTCCTTGATAATATGAATAATAAAGACATTGAAAAAGCATGCACCTATAAAAATGATTACAATTTTTTCATAGAGGTGTCTGGGGGAATAACTATTGAAAGGATAAAAGAATTAAAATACTTTGATATTGATTATATCTCATCAGGCTACATTACCCACTCTGCCGGAATTGTTGACTTAACAATGCTTATTATTTAA
- a CDS encoding tetratricopeptide repeat protein, protein MISKGVEYHDKGMYREALDMYKKVLKLNPDNVTALSETAFTYFAMGDYEKSLEYALKAARYKTNVLGHIYTEIGNAFDALNKPYYALAYYREAIKKQPDYFLGYYNAGITLERLGYRDKAKECYKKALTLNPNHSSSTLMLGNYYYQNGCSISALLLFYRFLILEPDTQRSEAVFEAINDILGGMVEEKKKDVLSVKLKETGGDCGGDFSSVFMSFGIIRMFSFADRKTKKGKSESEIERISFEMESLFSILENNKKKKEGFVWEFYAPYYAELKKRGYVMPLVMQVFYRKYQAAAKKWFKDEKNAKLYDEFIKWSVEGYKFLKLKIKWEF, encoded by the coding sequence TTGATTTCAAAAGGAGTTGAATACCACGATAAAGGGATGTACAGAGAGGCTCTGGACATGTACAAAAAGGTGTTGAAACTTAACCCTGACAATGTAACAGCGTTGTCGGAGACGGCTTTTACCTATTTTGCAATGGGGGATTATGAAAAAAGCCTTGAATACGCTTTAAAAGCGGCAAGGTATAAAACAAATGTGCTCGGGCATATTTACACAGAGATAGGAAATGCCTTTGACGCTTTGAACAAACCCTATTATGCTCTTGCATATTACAGGGAAGCAATAAAGAAACAGCCTGATTACTTTTTAGGCTATTACAATGCGGGCATTACTTTGGAAAGGTTAGGTTATAGGGATAAAGCAAAAGAGTGTTATAAAAAGGCTTTAACTTTAAACCCAAATCATTCCTCAAGCACTTTAATGCTTGGAAATTATTACTATCAAAACGGTTGCAGTATCTCCGCCCTTCTCTTGTTTTACAGGTTTTTAATCCTTGAGCCTGACACTCAAAGAAGCGAGGCTGTTTTTGAAGCAATTAATGATATTTTAGGTGGAATGGTGGAAGAAAAAAAGAAGGATGTTCTTTCAGTTAAACTTAAAGAGACAGGGGGAGATTGCGGAGGAGATTTTTCCTCGGTTTTTATGAGTTTTGGGATTATAAGAATGTTCAGTTTTGCAGACAGAAAAACAAAAAAAGGCAAAAGTGAAAGCGAGATTGAAAGAATAAGTTTTGAGATGGAAAGCCTTTTTTCTATTCTTGAAAACAATAAAAAAAAGAAAGAAGGTTTTGTTTGGGAGTTTTATGCACCCTACTATGCTGAATTAAAAAAGAGAGGGTATGTTATGCCTCTGGTAATGCAGGTTTTTTATAGAAAGTATCAGGCGGCGGCTAAAAAGTGGTTTAAGGACGAGAAAAACGCCAAACTTTACGATGAATTTATTAAGTGGAGTGTTGAAGGGTATAAATTCCTGAAGTTGAAAAT